A stretch of DNA from Butyricicoccus intestinisimiae:
CTTTATGTTCCCGATGCTGCAGGCGACCGATATGATTGTCTTTAATCGCTGCGATGCCGGCACCAAGGACATCATCAAAAACCGCCGCGTCCGCATGATTAACCGCCGCGCAGATATTTTTATGGACTATCCGGACGGCAGAAGCGAAGTCTATCAGGAATCCTTGGAAGCCAATCTGGATCTTTCGAAGGACATCGTAGATATTTCCGATGCCGATTACGCGATGTGGTATTTCGATGCGATGGAACATCCGGAAAAATATGCCGGTCATACGGTTCGTTTCTTGTGCCAGACCTATCGTCCAAACGGCATGGGCAAAAATAATTTTGCCGCCGGTCGGTTTGTCATGACCTGCTGCGCAGAGGATATCTCATTTGCAGCTGTCGTATGCAAGCATCCTTCCGCTGCCAAGCTCAAGGACCGCGATTGGTACACCATCACTGCAGAGGTCAAGCACGAATTTTTCCCGGAATATCAAGGCATGGGACCTGTACTCTATGTCAAGTCTCTGGAGCCTGCGAAAAAGCCGGACGACGACATTTGCTATGTAAAATAATCGAAGATTTTTTTATCCTCCCGATTCTTTTCGAATCGGGAGGTTTTTTTGTCTAATTTTTTATCGAAAATTTCCAGTATTATACCATGTAATATTCAGATAATCAAGGTTGATTTTATCCGTTTTATGTCTTATTATGGAATTGTAAAGAAAAGAATATCAGAGATTCTTCGGTATTTCTCAACGTTTTTACAAAATTCTACATTTTCTTCTATAATCCGAATATTTGTGCTAAATTGCGAGGTAACGCCATATGTGCTCATTGCAAAACCTATCTGAAGAGTATCTCTGCGACGCGCTCCGACTGGAACAGCGCATCGCCCTGCTCGAATCACAGGCTTCACGCACCATCTCTTTGGAGGTGCGCCGAAAGCTCCGACGCCGCATCAACGCACTATACACCATGGCGTGCGAGAGCCGCCAAACCGCTTTTCTCTTAGAACATTACTATGACAAGCCAAAGGAGGCTGTATTTTATGTCCCATGTTCGACGCAATCTCACCGCTCTGGAAAACGCTTCAGCCGCCACGGATATGGCGCTGCGTCGCCAGCTCTTATCATGCATGGCCGAAACGCTGACAAGACACCAGTATCAGGTCTGCGTACTGAACTTACTCGAGGGTATGACGCAAAAAGAAATCGCTGAAATTTTTGGAATTTCTCCGTCCGCTGTCTCCCGCTCTATTTCCTCCGGTCAGCGCCGTTTGCGCAAGGCGCTAGGTTATCATTTCGAACAAGCCGATCCGATGGAGGACTTTTGGGAGGAGCAGCCGTATTTATAATACCTGCTGATTCCATCCGGCTGACACACCATACACATCCCTATTCTTTATTCCCCTCTTTTCTCCTATACCTTCCTGCATTCAGCCGGATGAATCATATATAAAAGCGGACGTTCCAACCACTCAGAACGTCCGCTTCCTGTTTTTTCAAAGTAATCCTTAGCCAAATTGTTCTTTTCTTTGTCTGCCCTCTTTGAGCAGCCGGAACAAGGTCTGTTCATCTTCTGCAGCAATCGCATCGCGGTACTCCGTCAAATGATGAATGATTTCGTCAATTTCCGGCACAAGCGCCTGTTTA
This window harbors:
- a CDS encoding TIGR03943 family putative permease subunit, translated to MEIPVYFFTGFLDSGKTTFIESILRDPNFSEGEKTLMIVCEDGETEFDYGLLMESNCIVKAIEDQEDFNRMFLEECSRKYKPERVIVEWNGMWKLTDLAPDTFPKGWMVYQTVTTVDARTFDNYFQNMGGFMFPMLQATDMIVFNRCDAGTKDIIKNRRVRMINRRADIFMDYPDGRSEVYQESLEANLDLSKDIVDISDADYAMWYFDAMEHPEKYAGHTVRFLCQTYRPNGMGKNNFAAGRFVMTCCAEDISFAAVVCKHPSAAKLKDRDWYTITAEVKHEFFPEYQGMGPVLYVKSLEPAKKPDDDICYVK
- a CDS encoding sigma-70 family RNA polymerase sigma factor encodes the protein MSHVRRNLTALENASAATDMALRRQLLSCMAETLTRHQYQVCVLNLLEGMTQKEIAEIFGISPSAVSRSISSGQRRLRKALGYHFEQADPMEDFWEEQPYL